Sequence from the Metasolibacillus fluoroglycofenilyticus genome:
TTAGCACCGCAAAAATTTCTTCCTCATGCATGCCCGCTTTACGATACTTATGATACAGCTTTGTTGGACGAACTCCTGTTAAAATACCCCATTGCTGCGTCATACCTGTGTATTGTTCAAGCACATCTAGCATTACATGTGATAACGCACGCTTTATACGAATATTTTGCTCCTTTTCCGTTCCTTCCGTTGTATAACGAATGGCATAATCACTTGTATAGTTCTTTCCATCAACTGTAAGCTGTGCTGCTGTATGAATTGTAAAATCAGCCTCGACGCGATGCTGAAAGACAATTTCCATGTCCGCACCATCTTGTGTAAATTGTATAACAGAATCCTCATAAAAAAGATTAGCAATATGATTTAATACTCGATTCCAATCTTCTTTAAATTGTTCATTTATTTTTATCGTTTTCATTGTTTTTTCTCTACCTCATTATAAATTGGTGTATAGGGGGCCTCTGAAAAGCGTGCAAAGCATTACTTTTCAGATACTCTGTTTGTTTTATTTTAAAAGGCTTTAAACAGGGAATCTAACACTTTTTTCTATAAATAAAAATCATCTTGTCTTTTTTAAAAGTCTCATTCAACTGTTATAAGCATTAAGGCATGCTTTCTACGACGCACCGCCCAAATTAACATACAACCATTATTGTACCAAAAAACAAGGTTGCCTGAAAAGCGTGCGAACGCACTGCTTTTCAGGCAACCTCGTTTATTTTTATAGCCCATCATAAAGCGTTTGAACTGGTTTTGTTAAAATACGGTTCACTTCTTCGATTACACGACTTAAACCCATTTCGGCTTCAAGCATTGCAAGAATTTTTATATTTTGCTGAGCAAGCTGTGCTGCCTTTTGTGCATAAGCAAGCTCATCCTCTAGTAGCTCTTCCCCAGACATTTGCTTTTGCTGTAGCTTCATTTGAATATCGCGGAAATTTGTAAATAAGTTTTTCGCTTCATCATCGTTACGCACAGCTTCAACAGTTTCTTGCAATAACTTAAATTCATCTGTTTTGCGAAATGTCGCTTCTAATCTGTTAATATCCTCATAAATGTTAATCATCGTATTCCTACTTTCCTTTTAATTTGTCATAAAGACAATAATCGCTTGCACAATACCAACGATACCACCAATAATGCCACCTAGCCATGTAATCATACGCAGTTCGCGGCTAATTATGCCTAACACAAGCTCTTCAAGCTTAGCAATCGGGAATGAGTCCACTTGTTGACGCACAACTTCCGCTAAGTTTAGACGTTTTAATACATCTTCAATTTTACCTTCTGCTGCTTGGAATGCTTTATCCATCACTTTTGGTAACAGCTCGTCATTTGTCCAGTTTTGCCCCTGTGGCCAATAATCATTAATTGTTTTGTCTAGACGCGTTTCAATGGCAAGCTGCTCTTTCGCATATGCTTGAATGCTCTGTTCAATCGTATCAAAGTTTATATCTTTCATAAAGTCCATTGCAGGACGTTGTTTAATTTTTTCCCATTCTGTTGAAAAAATGCGATATAAAAGAGCGCTTGTACCTGGCGCTTGTAAAAAGCGGATTAGTTCGCGCTGTACCTTTTCAACGAGCGACATAGAATCACCCATAAACATTGAAATCATGCCACCAAAGGAACCTTTTGAATTTAAAAAGTCATCTAATAAATTTTTAATCGTTTTTGCGCCCTCAGGCGATTGGAAGTAAGCCACTCCCTTATCCAAAATTTGCTCGACAGCATCGCCAATTTTTTTATCTAGTACAGGCTCTAAATCCTCAGGCATTAACTGCTGAATTGTTTTTGTTGCCAGCACATTTTTTACGGATATAAATTGATTGGCAATGACTGCATCAACTTTTTGCTCTAATAGAGCCGGAGTATGCTGCAAATTCGCAAGCTTTAACCAGTCATTAATCGTTCTGTCCTGTGTGAATACCTCTGCTGCTACTTTTTGACGAGCAAACTCAAGTACATTATCCCGCACATCTTGCGATAAAAATTTCTTTTTAATCGTATCTGGTGTTAATAAATAATCAGCTACCGTTTTCCCTAACTGAATTGCTAGCACATCACGTCTTTTCGGAATAAGTCCCGGCGTTAACGGCAGGCGCCAGTGCATAAAATAAATCGGCTTATACGGACGAAACAGCATTTTAATCGCCATATAATTTGTCGCCGCTCCAACAATTGCTCCAACACCCGCAAGTAAAATTAATAGTCCAAATAAACTATCCATTGTATCCTCTCGTTTCTATATCAATTACGCTCATATTGTATAACAGAAATGCCATATTACAAAACAATCGCTATTGCATAAGCTTTCACTTATTTAGTACGATAAATAGGAAGGAGTGGTTTCATGATTCAACATTTTAATTTTAAGCCCTTATTTGAAAACAAGCAGCTACCCGGCTGGTTGATTAGTTTTTTTTATAAACAGCAGCGCTATCAAGCAGAGTATCATAAAGATGGTAGCATTCGCTTTATCGGCGCAAAACCAACCGAGGAGGATTTGGTGATTGTTGAGAAGATGATACATGAGCTGATGTTATTTCATGTGTACGACTAAAGGTGCCTGGCACGCAA
This genomic interval carries:
- a CDS encoding YlbF family regulator, with product MINIYEDINRLEATFRKTDEFKLLQETVEAVRNDDEAKNLFTNFRDIQMKLQQKQMSGEELLEDELAYAQKAAQLAQQNIKILAMLEAEMGLSRVIEEVNRILTKPVQTLYDGL
- a CDS encoding DUF445 domain-containing protein; amino-acid sequence: MDSLFGLLILLAGVGAIVGAATNYMAIKMLFRPYKPIYFMHWRLPLTPGLIPKRRDVLAIQLGKTVADYLLTPDTIKKKFLSQDVRDNVLEFARQKVAAEVFTQDRTINDWLKLANLQHTPALLEQKVDAVIANQFISVKNVLATKTIQQLMPEDLEPVLDKKIGDAVEQILDKGVAYFQSPEGAKTIKNLLDDFLNSKGSFGGMISMFMGDSMSLVEKVQRELIRFLQAPGTSALLYRIFSTEWEKIKQRPAMDFMKDINFDTIEQSIQAYAKEQLAIETRLDKTINDYWPQGQNWTNDELLPKVMDKAFQAAEGKIEDVLKRLNLAEVVRQQVDSFPIAKLEELVLGIISRELRMITWLGGIIGGIVGIVQAIIVFMTN
- a CDS encoding YheE family protein, encoding MIQHFNFKPLFENKQLPGWLISFFYKQQRYQAEYHKDGSIRFIGAKPTEEDLVIVEKMIHELMLFHVYD